One window of Scylla paramamosain isolate STU-SP2022 chromosome 47, ASM3559412v1, whole genome shotgun sequence genomic DNA carries:
- the LOC135095065 gene encoding protein big brother-like, whose product MFKMPRVVPDQKTKFESDELFRRLARETEVRYTGYRDRPLEERRQRFQAGVREGHTEMAFMTNGTNMYLQLATGFNSKEVDFEKEPGKVHLRSCFIMNGVCVRWRGYVDLERLDGVGCLEYDEEAAAEEDRFLREEIEKYKARLREFEEKQRAFRVPTTSHAHHAHSHAHAEQANIQVR is encoded by the exons ATGTTCAAGATGCCCCGCGTGGTGCCAGACCAGAAGACTAAGTTTGAGTCTGATGAACTTTTCCGCAGACTGGCGAGGGAGAcggag GTGCGGTACACGGGCTACAGAGACAGGCCGCTGGAGGAGAGGCGACAGAGGTTTCAAgcaggagtgagagaaggacaCACGGAAAtg GCCTTCATGACCAACGGAACAAACATGTACCTGCAGCTGGCCACAGGATTCAACAGCAAGGAAGTGGATTTTGAGAAGGAGCCTGGCaag GTACACCTTCGGTCTTGCTTCATCATGAACGGCGTGTGTGTGCGGTGGCGCGGCTACGTTGACCTGGAGAGGCTGGATGGCGTGGGCTGTTTAGAGTATGATGAGGAAGCAGCAGCG GAGGAGGATCGATTCCTgagggaggagatagagaaataCAAGGCCAGACTGAGGGAATTTGAGGAGAAGCAAAGGGCGTTCCGTGTCCCTACCACCTcacacgcccaccacgcccactcCCACGCCCACGCCGAGCAGGCCAACATACAAGTCCGCTAG